CAAGCCGCTCGACACGGGCGCGCTCGACGCGGCCATCGCGTACGCGGGAACGCTCGACGAGCGGGACTACCCGGCCGAGGCATGGACGGCGATGCGGGCCGCGCTCGCCGAGGCCACCGCGGCCCGGGCCGGACGGTTCGGCAGCCAGAACCAGATCGACGCCCCCGAGCGGGCGCTCAGCTACCAGCTCGCCCGGCTCGGCACGCTCAAGCTCGCCTCCCCGCAGGTCGCGCTGACCGTGACGGCCTCGTCCCGCTGCGTCGGCGCCTCGGCGTACGTCGCCGTGACTGCCGTGAACAACGGTGAGGTGCCGGCGACGATCGAGCTGACCACTCCGTACGGCACCAAGACCGTGGCCGACGTGGCCCCGGGCAAGCAGGCCTACCAGTCCTTCAACACCCGCACCGCCCGGATCGACGCCGGCCAGGTCACCGTGACCGGCACCGCGACGATCGGCGGCAAGCAGGTCACCTCGACCTACGACGCCGCCTACCCCGCGGCCGGCTGCCGCTGACCGCATCGGCGGTGACCACGGTCCCCACGACGAGGACACCGCCATCTGAACAACCGGGGCCGGCCAGGCGGCCGGCCCCCCTGAGACGTCGTACGGATCGTCAGGGCGGGCGTCCGTGCCAAGGAAAAATCCGAGGTCAAGGAGGATATTAGGTGTTGAAGCGCGTTCGAAGGGCGGCCCGGCGCCGGGTCGCCGCCGCTGCCATGGCCGGCGCCCTGCTGGCCGCGGCGGTCGCCGCGACGGCGGGGCCGGTCCAGGCCGCCGGCCCGAACATCATCGTGAACGGCGGGTTCGAGGACGGCCTCACCAGCTGGTTCGTCAACAACGGAAACGCGACCGACGGCGCCACGCTGTCGGCCACGACGGACGCCTACGCCGGATCGAGCGCCGTGCTCGTCACCGCGAGGAAGACGACCGGCTCCGGCCCGATGCAGGACCTGTCCGGCAAGGTGCAGGCCGGCAAGACGTACGCGATCACGGCGCGGGTCAAGTACGAGAACCCGAACAGCCCGGCGACCAAGCAGTTCTTCGCCACCATGCACTACGGCGGCTCGACGTACACGAACGTCGGCACGGTGACCGTGGCGCGCGGGCAGTGGGGGCTCATCCAGGGCACGTTCACGATCCCCGCGAGCCAGAGTGTCGCGACCGCCAGGCTCTTCATCGAGACGCCCTGGACGTCGAATCCGGCGAGTGACCCGAACACTCACCTGATGGACTTCAAGGTCGACGACGTGTCCGTCTCCGAGTTCGTGCCGTCGACGACCATCGAGGCGCTCGGCAAGAACCCCGGCGAGGGCAACCCGCTCATCTCGCACAAGTTCGGCGCGGACGGCAACGCCTTCGTCCACGACGGCCGCGTGTACATCTACATGACCAACGACACGCAGGAGTACAAGCCGGGTCCCACCGGGGTCTCCTCCACCAACACCTATGCCGGCATCAACACGATCACGGTCATCTCGTCCGACGACCTCGTGAACTGGGTCGACCACGGTGAGATCCCCGTCGCGGGCCCGAACGGGATCGCCCGCTACGCGAACAACTCGTGGGCGCCCGCCATGGAGAGCAAGGTCGTCGACGGCAAGGAGAAGTTCTTCCTCTACTTCGCCAACAACGGCGGCGGCTCGGGCGTCATCGTCGGCGACTCGCCGGTCGGCCCGTGGCACGACGAGCGCGGCAACCTGCTCATCACGAGCGCGACGCCGGGCGCGTCCAACGGCATCAACTGGCTGTTCGACCCGGGCGTGTTCATCGACGACGACGGTCAGGCCTACCTTTACTTCGGCGGTGGCGGCGACGACGGGTCGCGCAGCGCCGAGAACACCAACCACCCGAAGTCCAC
This is a stretch of genomic DNA from Microbispora sp. ZYX-F-249. It encodes these proteins:
- a CDS encoding family 43 glycosylhydrolase; the protein is MLKRVRRAARRRVAAAAMAGALLAAAVAATAGPVQAAGPNIIVNGGFEDGLTSWFVNNGNATDGATLSATTDAYAGSSAVLVTARKTTGSGPMQDLSGKVQAGKTYAITARVKYENPNSPATKQFFATMHYGGSTYTNVGTVTVARGQWGLIQGTFTIPASQSVATARLFIETPWTSNPASDPNTHLMDFKVDDVSVSEFVPSTTIEALGKNPGEGNPLISHKFGADGNAFVHDGRVYIYMTNDTQEYKPGPTGVSSTNTYAGINTITVISSDDLVNWVDHGEIPVAGPNGIARYANNSWAPAMESKVVDGKEKFFLYFANNGGGSGVIVGDSPVGPWHDERGNLLITSATPGASNGINWLFDPGVFIDDDGQAYLYFGGGGDDGSRSAENTNHPKSTRVIRLGDDMISTKGSAEVIDAPLVFEAGHVFKREGKYYYSYSSNFGFGGPIDPNGPPTGAIAYLMADSPMGPWTPETYKGIIFRNPGTYFGAGGNNHQSVFKLGDQYYFTYHAQTLNSRITGGATQGFRSPHLARLDFNPDGTIKEVRGDYKGVEQIRDLDPYRVIEAETIAWQQGIATKKVDGASEEFGAQAPNLVVHDIDNGDWTSLAKVDFGQGGAAGVTAKVRPLAAGGRIEIRLDARDAPVVATIPVDAPLGEWTKLTAALDGVKGVHDVYFTYAGPEGADLFEVDSWSFATAQEQKVTLTVTAAPRCIGSSVYLA